A region from the Candidatus Goldiibacteriota bacterium HGW-Goldbacteria-1 genome encodes:
- a CDS encoding phosphohydrolase, giving the protein MFEKISAGAEQVLKKSRGSHDWEHTQRVLRLAVHLAKKEKADIKIVKYAAVLHDISRHEEDKSGGKKDHALLGAKKASRILLRNGFKAGFVESVKHCIECHRFRSQRRPATKEAMVLFDADKLDSIGAVGIGRAFLFAGEVGAKLHNPGADILKTKPYTQDDTAYREYMVKLRYVRGRMFTREGKKLAKERHAFMMLFFKRLGMEAEGKI; this is encoded by the coding sequence ATGTTTGAAAAAATAAGCGCAGGCGCGGAACAGGTCTTAAAAAAATCACGCGGGTCACACGATTGGGAACACACACAAAGAGTGCTGCGGCTTGCTGTTCATCTGGCAAAAAAAGAAAAAGCAGATATAAAAATTGTTAAATATGCCGCGGTGCTTCATGATATATCCCGCCATGAAGAAGATAAAAGCGGCGGCAAAAAAGACCATGCGCTGCTTGGGGCGAAAAAGGCTTCGCGGATATTATTAAGGAATGGATTTAAAGCCGGTTTTGTTGAATCTGTAAAGCACTGCATAGAGTGCCACAGGTTCAGGTCCCAAAGAAGGCCCGCGACAAAAGAGGCAATGGTGCTGTTTGACGCGGATAAACTGGATTCCATAGGCGCGGTAGGAATAGGACGGGCATTTTTATTTGCCGGTGAAGTGGGGGCAAAGCTGCATAATCCCGGGGCTGATATTTTAAAGACAAAACCATACACACAGGATGATACAGCGTACAGGGAATATATGGTAAAATTAAGGTACGTAAGGGGCAGAATGTTTACGAGGGAAGGCAAAAAACTTGCAAAAGAACGCCATGCTTTTATGATGCTGTTTTTTAAAAGGCTTGGCATGGAAGCGGAAG
- a CDS encoding peptidylprolyl isomerase, which produces MAAAKNGDKVKVHYKGSLKDGKVFDSSEGKEPLEFTIGTGQVIPGFENGVLGLSAGEKKTIVIPCAQAYGEYSDEAVFSIGKENLPEGMEPKAGQELQMVSPEGQVFQVIIMEVSGNEVKLDANHPLAGKDLTFELELVKIN; this is translated from the coding sequence ATGGCTGCGGCAAAAAACGGAGATAAAGTTAAAGTACACTATAAAGGCAGTTTAAAGGACGGAAAAGTATTTGATTCTTCCGAAGGAAAAGAGCCGCTGGAATTTACAATAGGCACAGGCCAGGTGATACCGGGTTTTGAAAATGGAGTACTGGGCCTTTCTGCCGGGGAAAAAAAGACAATTGTAATACCCTGCGCGCAGGCTTACGGGGAATACAGCGATGAAGCTGTGTTTTCAATAGGCAAAGAAAATCTTCCCGAGGGAATGGAGCCAAAAGCAGGGCAGGAACTTCAGATGGTCAGCCCCGAAGGCCAGGTGTTTCAGGTAATAATAATGGAAGTGTCAGGCAATGAAGTTAAGCTGGACGCAAATCATCCGCTTGCGGGTAAGGACCTTACTTTTGAACTGGAGCTTGTGAAGATAAACTAA